In the genome of Geotrypetes seraphini chromosome 16, aGeoSer1.1, whole genome shotgun sequence, one region contains:
- the LOC117349664 gene encoding olfactory receptor 5V1-like has protein sequence MEIRNQTTPSEFIILGFSNILKFQEIFFGMLLLIYVATLVGNIGIIVVTRLDVHLHKPMYFFLVNLSFLDICYTSTTVPKMLENLLMEKKTISCVGCILQLYFFVSFVGTECVLLAVMAYDRYAAICNPLRYMVIMSKMVCGNLAASCWIAGMVNSAIHTYFTFRLPFCGANKLNYFFCDIPPLLSLACADTSINEAILLTIGVFIGWTPFLCIIMSYIYIISTILKIRSSKGRHKAFSTCASHLTMVILYYGSAIFTYVRPISSYSLNKDRLVSMLYSFVTPMLNPIIYTLKNQEVKSALKKVFVKRSLSNA, from the coding sequence atggaaataagaAACCAGACCACACCTTCAGAATTCATTATTCTGGGGTTCTCCAACATTTTGAAATTTCAAGAAATATTCTTCGGCATGCTTTTGTTGATCTATGTGGCAACTCTGGTGGGAAATATTGGCATCATTGTAGTAACCAGACTTGATGTTCACCTTCACAAACCTATGTATTTTTTCCTTGTGAATTTGTCCTTCTTGGACATCTGCTACACATCCACTACAGTGCCCAAAATGCTGGAGAACCTCTTGATGGAGAAGAAAACCATTTCTTGTGTTGGTTGTATTTTGcaattatatttttttgtttcctttgtggGTACAGAGTGTGTCCTGCTTGCGGTGATGGCTTATGATCGCTATGCAGCAATCTGTAACCCCTTGCGCTATATGGTCATCATGAGCAAGATGGTTTGCGGAAATCTGGCAGCAAGTTGCTGGATCGCTGGTATGGTAAATTCAGCAATACATACTTATTTCACTTTTAGACTCCCCTTCTGTGGTGCCAACAAGCTCAATTATTTCTTTTGTGATATTCCTCCTCTTCTGTCTCTTGCTTGTGCAGATACATCTATCAATGAAGCTATATTATTAACAATAGGGGTATTCATAGGTTGGACCCCTTTTCTTTGCATTATTATGTCCTACATTTATATCATATCGACCATCTTGAAAATTCGTTCTAGCAAGGGGAGACACAAAGCATTCTCAACCTGTGCTTCCCACCTTACGATGGTTATATTATATTATGGTAGTGCAATCTTCACCTATGTGCGTCCGATCTCAAGTTATTCACTTAACAAGGACAGGTTGGTGTCTATGTTATATAGTTTTGTAACTCCCATGCTGAATCCGATCATCTATACGTTAAAAAATCAGGAAGTAAAAAGTGCATTGAAAAAAGTATTTGTTAAAAGAAGCCTCTCAAATGCTTGA